In Peromyscus eremicus chromosome 2, PerEre_H2_v1, whole genome shotgun sequence, a single genomic region encodes these proteins:
- the LOC131904479 gene encoding solute carrier family 7 member 13-like → MDKGKQIKLKRDLGYFWGVNFLIINIIGAGIFVSPKGVLEYSCMNVGVSLCIWAACAVLSMTSTLCYAEIGIAFPYSGAHYYFIRRCFGPFMAFLNLWTFLFLGPGLTASQALLLAEYGIQPFYPSCSAPNLPKKCLALAVLWIVGILNSRGVKELSWLQTVSTVLKMGILGIISLSGVFMLVRGKKDTVGRLQNAFDAEFPEISQITEAFFQGYFAFSGGECFTYVAGELKKPNKTIPRCIFTALPLITVVYLLANISYLMVLTPREILSTDAVAIIWTDRVFPRLTWTVPFAISASLFSNLVINVLESSRVSYTAGDQGQLPLMFSTLNVHSSPFIAVLLNVGMGSIAIVLTNLIELINYLYFMDSIWTMLSMIGILKLRYQEPNLHRPYKVFLPFTIIAMAISLCLVLIPLVKSPKMHYIYVLLFLLSGLLFYVPLIHFKVKLVWFEKLTCYLQLLFNICIPDISDKQTPSF, encoded by the exons ATggataaaggaaaacaaataaagcTCAAGAGAGACCTTGGATATTTCTGGGGGGTCAATTTtctaattattaatataattgGTGCAGGAATTTTTGTATCCCCCAAGGGGGTGCTGGAGTACTCTTGCATGAATGTGGGAGTCTCCTTGTGTATTTGGGCTGCCTGTGCGGTGCTGTCCATGACCAGCACTCTCTGCTACGCAGAGATAGGGATAGCCTTCCCATACAGTGGGGCTCACTACTATTTCATCAGGAGATGCTTCGGCCCTTTCATGGCCTTCTTGAATCTTTGGACCTTCTTGTTTCTGGGCCCAGGGCTAACTGCCAGTCAAGCACTGCTACTCGCCGAGTATGGCATTCAGCCTTTCTATCCCAGCTGTTCTGCTCCCAATCTACCAAAGAAATGCCTTGCCCTGGCGGTGCTGTGGATTGTGGGAATTCTGAATTCTCGCGGTGTGAAAGAGCTGTCATGGCTTCAGACAGTGAGTACCGTGCTGAAGATGGGCATACTGGGCATCATTTCCCTCAGTGGCGTGTTCATGCTggtgagagggaagaaggataCTGTGGGAAGACTTCAGAATGCTTTTGATGCAGAGTTTCCAGAGATCTCCCAGATAACAGAAGCCTTCTTCCAAGGATACTTTGCATTTTCAGGCGGGGAATGCTTTACATATGTAGCAG GAGAACTGAAGAAACCCAATAAAACTATTCCTAGATGTATATTTACAGCACTGCCTTTGATAACTGTGGTATATTTACTGGCTAACATTTCCTACTTGATGGTTCTGACTCCCAGAGAAATCCTCTCAACAG ATGCTGTGGCTATTATATGGACTGACAGAGTTTTTCCACGATTAACATGGACTGTTCCCTTTGCTATTTCTGCCTCACTGTTTAGCAACCTTGTGATTAATGTACTGGAGTCATCAAGAGTGTCCTATACTGCAGGCGACCAAGGCCAGCTGCCCTTGATGTTTAGTACCCTTAATGTTCACTCATCCCCCTTCATAGCTGTGCTTCTAAATGTCGGTATGGGATCCATTGCAATCGTCTTAACAAACTTAATTGAACTGATCAACTATCTTTATTTTATGGATTCAATTTGGACTATGTTATCCATGATAGGAATCCTGAAATTGAGGTACCAGGAGCCCAATCTACACAGACCTTATAAG GTATTTTTGCCATTCACAATCATAGCAATGGCCATCAGCCTGTGCTTGGTCTTGATTCCCCTTGTCAAGTCTCCAAAGATGCATTACATCTAtgtgctcctcttccttctcagtgGACTGCTGTTTTACGTGCCATTGATACACTTTAAAGTGaagttggtttggtttgagaAGCTGACCTGCTATCTGCAATTACTGTTTAATATTTGCATCCCTGATATATCTGATAAACAGACAccctcattttaa